The proteins below are encoded in one region of Populus alba chromosome 2, ASM523922v2, whole genome shotgun sequence:
- the LOC118032461 gene encoding glutaredoxin-C11, producing the protein MDQVRELASKNAAVIFTKSSCCMCHSIKTLFYELGASPAIHELDRETNGREMEWALRGLGCNPTVPAVFIGGKWVGSAKDVLSLHLDGSLKQMLMEAKAIWF; encoded by the coding sequence ATGGATCAAGTCAGAGAGTTGGCATCAAAGAACGCTGCAGTTATCTTCACCAAGAGCTCATGCTGCATGTGCCATAGTATCAAGACACTTTTTTATGAACTAGGAGCAAGCCCTGCAATTCATGAGCTTGACCGTGAAACCAATGGGAGGGAAATGGAGTGGGCTTTACGTGGGCTAGGGTGCAATCCCACCGTCCCAGCTGTCTTCATAGGTGGAAAATGGGTAGGATCAGCAAAAGATGTGCTATCCCTGCACCTGGATGGCTCTTTGAAACAAATGCTCATGGAAGCAAAAGCAATCTGGTTCTAG
- the LOC118032463 gene encoding monothiol glutaredoxin-S9, with translation MDKVMGLASEKGVVIFSKSSCCLCYAVKILFQEIGVDPLVYEIDQDPEGREMERALTRLGCNAPVPAVFIGGKLMGSTNEVMSLHLSGSLIQMLKPYKN, from the coding sequence ATGGATAAGGTGATGGGATTGGCCTCTGAGAAGGGGGTAGTGATATTCAGCAAGAGCTCATGTTGCTTGTGTTATGCAGTCAAAATTCTATTCCAAGAAATTGGGGTGGACCCTCTGGTTTATGAGATTGACCAAGACCCTGAAGGCAGGGAAATGGAAAGGGCTCTCACAAGGTTGGGGTGTAACGCGCCTGTACCGGCTGTTTTTATCGGTGGAAAGCTGATGGGTTCCACGAACGAAGTCATGTCCCTCCACCTAAGTGGCTCACTCATTCAAATGCTCAAACCCTACAAGAACTAA